CAAGTCTGGGCATTTTGTCACCCACCCATCCCATCTCGTGAAGTTCCTGAAACGCCTTATAAATGCCGATAATACCCACACCGCCGCCAGTGGGATAAATGATGACATCCGGCAGTTTCCAATCAAACTGCTCTGCGATCTCAAGGCCCATGGTTTTTTTCCCTTCAATCCGATAGGGTTCCTTGAGCGTGGAAGCATCATACCAACCGTACTGTTTTATCGCCTTGGAAACGATTTTGCCTGCATCACTGATGAGCCCGTCCACCAGATATAAATCCGCTCCACTGATGGCGCATTCCCCGCGGGGTATGGGTGGTGCGTCTTCAGGCATCACAATAACCGATTTTATTCCCGCGGCAGCAGCGTACACGGCCCATGCAGCACCTGCATTCCCATTGGTCGGCATGGCCAATGTGCCCACACCCAGTTCTTTGGCACGGGAAACACCCACGGCAGCACCTCGTGCTTTAAAAGTTCCGGTGGGAAGAATGCCTTCGTCTTTAAGGTAGAGATTTTCAAGGCCCACTTCAGCTCCCAGTCGATTCAATTTCAATAGCGGCGTCATTCCTTCTCCAAGGTTGACCATATTTTCATGATGTTTGACAGGAAGCAGCTCAAGGTAACGCCAAAGATCCGGTTTCCTCTTGCTCAAATCCTCTTTTTTCAGAACCGTTGATACCTTGCTGAGGTCATATCGTACCAGCAGAGGGGACCCGCAGTCACACACCTGTATGATCTTTTCGCTTACATAGGTGTTATCGCATTTCGGGCATGCCAGATGAGATACATACATTTTCATTCTCCTTTGTTGGTCGACCCATCGATGACTTGGACACTGACACTAACGCTGCTAATCAGCTGCGCGGCTTTTTGCGACGGCTGAATTAACCTTTTTATGATTGCAAATTCCCTATTTTTTTATGGATACGATCAATAATCCTTTGACCGGGTTGCCCGACTGGTTCCTAATGTCGGTTTTGCTTATTTTTATTATTTTTAGTTCATGCCGCTTCAGGATCTCTTGAATATATTTCTGTGAATGTGCATAGCGGCCGCTGGGAAAAAGTTGGTAATTCTTTGTATTATCTTTTAGTTCTTCTACTGAAAATGCAATTTTCCCTCCGCTAACAAGATATGAAGATGCGGATTTAATAATCGCATCCAAATTCCCAAAATATACAAACACATCAGAGCTGTATATGAGGTCAAATTTTGTTGGAAAAGCCCAGTCCTGGAGGATGTCAAAAATCTCGAGTCGGTTGTAAATTTTCTTTTCAAAGGCTTTTTCGAGCATCTTTGCCGATACATCAACACCTATCAGGCTCTTCGCAAAAGGTCGGTATAGCTTAGCAGGCAGACCGGTACCGCATCCAAGGTCCAGAATAGCCATCTTGTCAGTCAAATAGGGATGCACAAGATTAAAGAGGAGTTCAGGAGTTTTATATCCCAGCTTTTCAACCAGGATAGTTTCAAAATTTTCAGCACACTGATCAAAAATACTTCGTACATGTTCCACTGGTGCAGCTTCAGGTGTTTCTTCCCCCCTTATGCTTTGGAGCATGAATTTTGCTATTTCATTATCCGGCTGTAGTTTAAGCACCTTGTTGTAGTGTTCTTCAGCTTCTCTGAACTGTTTGGACCGTTGAAGAAAAATTCCCAGATTCAAATGGGGGGATGCATAATCCGGTTGTATCTCAATGGCCTTTCTATATGAGTTCAAAGCGTTTTCAGCCAGATTAAGCTCATCCTGGGCCACACCAAGGTTATTCCATGCCTCTGCCATCTCAGGGGCAAACCGTACTGCCGACCGAAAGCTTGCAATAGCATCATCCTGTTTCCCGATTTCCCGGTACGCTACTCCCAGATTATTCCATACTATACCAACATCCGGTTGTTGATCTATCATAGACTTGTAAACCACTATGGCTCCTTGATGATCATTCTCCAGTTGTTTCAGCCTTCCCAGGTTATAGCATGATGATAAATCAGGCGGATTGAGATGGGCTGCTTTTTCAAATACTGGTTTTGCCTTCTCAGGTCGGTTCTGGTCCAGAAACAGATTTCCAAGCGCATTTAGCACCCGTCCCCAGTCAGGCCTTTTTTTTAATATTTCCCGGTAGCCTCTTTCTGCTTTAGAAAACTTACCATCCCTATGGGCTGCATAATATTTTTTAAATTTTTTTTCGAGATTGTCTATTCTATTCTTTTCCATATATGAATTCTTTTTTCAGGTAATACCCTCAGTTAAAAACATTTGGTTAAGTGACATCACTCTATCTGCATAACATGTAAAATGATATGATAGGCATAATCGCTTAATTCCTTACAGTGGCTTATGGTGTTTTTTTTTCGATTGTTAAACTGGTTTTTC
This DNA window, taken from Thermodesulfobacteriota bacterium, encodes the following:
- a CDS encoding threonine synthase, producing MKMYVSHLACPKCDNTYVSEKIIQVCDCGSPLLVRYDLSKVSTVLKKEDLSKRKPDLWRYLELLPVKHHENMVNLGEGMTPLLKLNRLGAEVGLENLYLKDEGILPTGTFKARGAAVGVSRAKELGVGTLAMPTNGNAGAAWAVYAAAAGIKSVIVMPEDAPPIPRGECAISGADLYLVDGLISDAGKIVSKAIKQYGWYDASTLKEPYRIEGKKTMGLEIAEQFDWKLPDVIIYPTGGGVGIIGIYKAFQELHEMGWVGDKMPRLVSVQSTGCAPIIKAWEEGKTESEFWHNAKTLAFGITVPKAIGDFLVLEAIYQTNGCAVAVFDEKIIEAENMLASREGTFACPEGAATFAAALKLRDTGWIQPNERVVLLNTGSGLKYPETVQVIPKVLAPDDHL
- a CDS encoding tetratricopeptide repeat protein, whose translation is MEKNRIDNLEKKFKKYYAAHRDGKFSKAERGYREILKKRPDWGRVLNALGNLFLDQNRPEKAKPVFEKAAHLNPPDLSSCYNLGRLKQLENDHQGAIVVYKSMIDQQPDVGIVWNNLGVAYREIGKQDDAIASFRSAVRFAPEMAEAWNNLGVAQDELNLAENALNSYRKAIEIQPDYASPHLNLGIFLQRSKQFREAEEHYNKVLKLQPDNEIAKFMLQSIRGEETPEAAPVEHVRSIFDQCAENFETILVEKLGYKTPELLFNLVHPYLTDKMAILDLGCGTGLPAKLYRPFAKSLIGVDVSAKMLEKAFEKKIYNRLEIFDILQDWAFPTKFDLIYSSDVFVYFGNLDAIIKSASSYLVSGGKIAFSVEELKDNTKNYQLFPSGRYAHSQKYIQEILKRHELKIIKISKTDIRNQSGNPVKGLLIVSIKK